In Bufo gargarizans isolate SCDJY-AF-19 chromosome 6, ASM1485885v1, whole genome shotgun sequence, a single genomic region encodes these proteins:
- the LRRC46 gene encoding leucine-rich repeat-containing protein 46 isoform X1, with translation MAWGDRKDGDSILEVLVRRNLEPSIHGETQELLSQALLHLHTVRLDREGIATLKHLELVKEVQNLYLQENQIKKIENIDVLKNLRFLSLSWNRVEKIQNLRCLTNLQFLDISHNLIKRLDAGELPRSLLILDLTGNPCTKAKDYRHQILEALPLLQQLDGETVRDSENSNSLRIEGEEDGSSSDDSDESLPFVLEGLSSVSQEMMQRSYQRRDRALREHEERLSELSDTPNKQLLITAQNATANIVSQECSSMSLKQASTCTTKPQNAMISEKKHQNSALVKKQLKDQQNNGTAMPPSKLIARNQESVSSRKPGNGRLSEGLNRTSCKKLLPSAPQSKPDTVPSVKTPSALNTPQKERQTISAPSTRKMNVVPTKNTLPGTREGLK, from the exons ATGGCATGGG GGGACAGAAAGGATGGAGATTCCATACTAGAAGTTCTGGTGAGGAGGAACCTGGAGCCTTCTATACATGGAGAAACACAGGAGCTCTT GTCTCAGGCGTTGCTCCATCTACACACTGTGAGGCTGGATAGAGAAGGGATCGCAACACTAAAGCATCTGGAGTTGGTTAAGGAGGTCCAGAACCTGTACCTACAAGAG aatcaaATAAAGAAGATTGAAAATATAGATGTCCTGAAGAATCTGAG GTTCCTTAGTCTTTCTTGGAACAGAGTGGAAAAAATCCAAAACCTCCGGTGTTTGACAAATCTGCAGTTCCTGGACATTTCCCACAATTTGATCAAGAGGCTGGATGCAG GTGAATTACCCCGGAGTCTTCTCATCTTGGATCTTACTGGAAATCCATGCACCAAGGCAAAAGACTACAG ACATCAAATACTAGAGGCCTTGCCTTTACTTCAACAACTGGATGGAGAGACAGTGAGAGACTCTGAAAATTCAAACTCTCTAAGAATTGAGGGTGAGGAGGATGGAAGTAGTAGTGATGACAGTGATGAGAGTCTGCCCTTTGTTTTAG AAGGTCTCTCATCTGTGAGCCAAGAGATGATGCAACGGTCCTACCAGAGAAGGGACAGGGCGCTAAGAGAACATGAGGAGCGTTTATCAGAGCTCAGTGATACCCCAAATAAACAGCTActcattacagcccagaatgccACTGCCAACATAGTATCTCAAGAATGTTCATCCATGTCACTGAAGCAAGCATCAACTTGTACGACCAAGCCACAAAATGCTATGATTTCTGAAAAAAAGCATCAGAATTCTGCTTTAGTCAAGAAGCAACTCAAAGATCAGCAGAACAATGGCACCGCAATGCCACCTTCCAAACTAATCGCGAGAAATCAAGAGTCTGTCTCTTCCAGGAAGCCGGGAAATGGAAGGTTAAGTGAAGGACTGAACAGGACCTCTTGTAAAAAATTGCTGCCTTCTGCTCCTCAATCAAAACCAGATACAGTTCCTTCAGTAAAAACTCCTAGTGCACTTAACACTCCTCAGAAAGAGAGACAGACTATATCTGCTCCTTCCACCAGGAAAATGAATGTTGTCCCTACCAAAAATACATTGCCTGGCACCAGAGAAGGTCTCAAGTAG
- the LRRC46 gene encoding leucine-rich repeat-containing protein 46 isoform X2, whose product MQDGMGGQKGWRFHTRSSGEEEPGAFYTWRNTGALNQIKKIENIDVLKNLRFLSLSWNRVEKIQNLRCLTNLQFLDISHNLIKRLDAGELPRSLLILDLTGNPCTKAKDYRHQILEALPLLQQLDGETVRDSENSNSLRIEGEEDGSSSDDSDESLPFVLEGLSSVSQEMMQRSYQRRDRALREHEERLSELSDTPNKQLLITAQNATANIVSQECSSMSLKQASTCTTKPQNAMISEKKHQNSALVKKQLKDQQNNGTAMPPSKLIARNQESVSSRKPGNGRLSEGLNRTSCKKLLPSAPQSKPDTVPSVKTPSALNTPQKERQTISAPSTRKMNVVPTKNTLPGTREGLK is encoded by the exons ATGCAAGATGGCATGGG GGGACAGAAAGGATGGAGATTCCATACTAGAAGTTCTGGTGAGGAGGAACCTGGAGCCTTCTATACATGGAGAAACACAGGAGCTCTT aatcaaATAAAGAAGATTGAAAATATAGATGTCCTGAAGAATCTGAG GTTCCTTAGTCTTTCTTGGAACAGAGTGGAAAAAATCCAAAACCTCCGGTGTTTGACAAATCTGCAGTTCCTGGACATTTCCCACAATTTGATCAAGAGGCTGGATGCAG GTGAATTACCCCGGAGTCTTCTCATCTTGGATCTTACTGGAAATCCATGCACCAAGGCAAAAGACTACAG ACATCAAATACTAGAGGCCTTGCCTTTACTTCAACAACTGGATGGAGAGACAGTGAGAGACTCTGAAAATTCAAACTCTCTAAGAATTGAGGGTGAGGAGGATGGAAGTAGTAGTGATGACAGTGATGAGAGTCTGCCCTTTGTTTTAG AAGGTCTCTCATCTGTGAGCCAAGAGATGATGCAACGGTCCTACCAGAGAAGGGACAGGGCGCTAAGAGAACATGAGGAGCGTTTATCAGAGCTCAGTGATACCCCAAATAAACAGCTActcattacagcccagaatgccACTGCCAACATAGTATCTCAAGAATGTTCATCCATGTCACTGAAGCAAGCATCAACTTGTACGACCAAGCCACAAAATGCTATGATTTCTGAAAAAAAGCATCAGAATTCTGCTTTAGTCAAGAAGCAACTCAAAGATCAGCAGAACAATGGCACCGCAATGCCACCTTCCAAACTAATCGCGAGAAATCAAGAGTCTGTCTCTTCCAGGAAGCCGGGAAATGGAAGGTTAAGTGAAGGACTGAACAGGACCTCTTGTAAAAAATTGCTGCCTTCTGCTCCTCAATCAAAACCAGATACAGTTCCTTCAGTAAAAACTCCTAGTGCACTTAACACTCCTCAGAAAGAGAGACAGACTATATCTGCTCCTTCCACCAGGAAAATGAATGTTGTCCCTACCAAAAATACATTGCCTGGCACCAGAGAAGGTCTCAAGTAG